A region from the Carassius carassius chromosome 33, fCarCar2.1, whole genome shotgun sequence genome encodes:
- the LOC132113543 gene encoding TSC22 domain family protein 3-like isoform X2, with protein sequence MSTEMFKTPMELAVYQLHNFSISFFSSFLGGDDVVSVKLDNSASGASVVAIDNKIEQAMDLVKNHLMYAVREEVEILKEQIKELAEKNNQLERENSLLKNLASPEQLVKFQSRLPSDSSLPLDPQEMGSPEDGEHLYKCTGSAV encoded by the exons ATGAGCACGGAGATGTTCAAAACGCCAATGGAGCTCGCAGTCTATCAGCTGCACAATTTCTCCATCTCCTTCTTCTCATCCTTCCTAGGAGGGGATGATGTAGTATCGGTCAAACTAGACAACAG TGCCTCTGGCGCAAGCGTTGTGGCAATTGACAACAAGATCGAACAGGCAATG GATCTTGTGAAGAATCACTTAATGTATGCAGTCAGGGAGGAAGTTGAGATCTTGAAAGAGCAGATCAAGGAACTTGCAGAAAAGAACAACCAGTTGGAGCGTGAGAACAGCCTGCTGAAGAACCTGGCGAGCCCGGAGCAGCTGGTGAAGTTTCAGTCACGTCTGCCCTCAGACTCCAGCCTCCCCCTGGACCCTCAGGAGATGGGGTCACCTGAGGACGGCGAGCACCTGTACAAATGCACGGGATCTGCTGTATAA